Genomic DNA from Flavobacterium sp. N502540:
CTCCTTCATGTGTTCACTTACATCAGATTCCCATTCGGGTAACAATGAGGCATGGGGTTTTTCGATAAAAGCTTCGATAAAACTCTCATGATTGGTTTTAAGAATTCCAAACTCAGGTGCGTCTTTAGCATTCACCGGTAATGTCGCAATCGAAATCGCAGCGTCAGCAGCAATATGTGCTTCCAACATCTCATTAAAATCCATCTGATACAATTGATCTCCTGATAAAATCAAGGCATGATCAAATTCGTGTTTCAAAAAATGCGACATACATTGTCTCACGGCATCTGCTGTTCCCTGAAACCAGGTTGGATTATCAGGAGTTTGTTCTGCCGCCAGAATATCTACAAACGACTGGCTAAAGATGCTAAAATTAAAAGTGTTTTTAATATGTGCGTTTAGAGACGCCGAGTTAAACTGTGTCAGGACAAATATTTTAAAAATATCAGAATTAATACAATTGGAAATAGGAATATCCACCAATCGGTATTTTCCACCAATTGGAACTGCGGGCTTAGATCGGGTTTCGGTTAATGGGAACAAGCGTGATCCTTGTCCTCCTCCTAAAATAATGGCAACTACATTCTTCTTCTTAAATTTCATTTTTCTCAATTATTAGATTGTATATCTCGATGTATTCTTGGCATGCACGCTCCCAGGAATGATCTGTCCCCATTCCTTTCGCTCTAATATTTTTAAAATTAATTTTATCCCCGTATAATTTCACGGCACGATTGATCGAGTAACAAATATCCCCTACCGAAGCCTGGTCATGACACACTCCGTTACCATCGTCTCCAAAATCTATTACCGTATCTCTCAAACCTCCGGTCCTTCTCACAATCGGAACCGTTCCATAACGCAGCGCATACATTTGGTTTAAGCCACAAGGTTCAACCCTCGAAGGCATTAAAATAAAATCTGCTCCTGCGTAAATCAAATGTGCTAATACTTCATTATACCCAATAAAAACGTTGTAATTCCCTTTATAATCATTTCGCAATTGAACCAATTGTTCTTCAATCAACGAATTTCCTGATCCCAGAATCAGTATATTAATATTTTCAAAATTCTCGGATAATGCCAGTGCCGAAGCCTGTGGAAGCAAATCCCCTCCTTTCTCCTCAAACAGACGCCCTATAAAACTGAATAATGGTTTTGTAGGATCGAGTTCAAACTCCTCACACAATTTTTCTTTGTTCTGCTGTTTTCCGATCTCAAAAGTATCTATCGAATAATTACTGTCAATCATTTGGTCTTTGGCAGGATCCCAAACTTCAAAATCAATCCCGTTTAAAATCCCCTTTGATTTGTGTCGAACAGATTTGAAAAGAGCTTCTAAACCATTTGCCGCATTATTAATTTCATCGAGATAACTTGGAGAAACCGTAGTCACAGCATGGGCACACTTGATTCCTACTGCTAATGAGTTAATCGAATGGTCCCACTCTAAGAAACCAACATGTTTCAAATCAAACTCAGGTAAATAAAACAGCTTATCAAAACCAAACCAACCCTGATACAGACCATTGTGTATTGTAATTACTGATCTCACATTGCTAAGACTTTCATATTTGTAAGCATATTTAACTAAAAACGGAATCAATCCGGTGTGGTGATCGTGGCAATTTAAAACATCAGGAACTTTATTACGTGCTGTAATCCAGTCTAATGCTGCAATCTGAAAGGATACAAATCTTTCAATATCATCCTCATATCCATAAACATTTGGACGGTCGAACAATTCTTTAATTTCAATCAGGTACAACTCATATCCCAATTTATCAGTTGTTTCTTTTAAAACACTAAACGGAAAATTAAAATTTCCCAACTTCACATCTCCCCAATGAACACATTCAAAATCGTTTTCTTTTCTGAATTTTGTATCATAACAAGGGACTACAACACGAACGTCGTGACCAGCTTTGGTCTGATATTTAGGCAATGCGCCAACCACATCGGCCAAACCGCCCACTTTTGCCATTGGATAACACTCTGCACTGATGTGAAATATTTCCATTCTTAAAATTTATATGCGTACTAAATACTATTTTCCCGATTATTTTTTTCAGTAAACATCTATTAATGTGTTACTTTTATCTTTTTTTAAATTTAGGAAAAAATAAACAGAATCCAGCCCCCAGAAAAAAATTATTGATATGTCAAAAAAGGAAAATAATCCTACTAAATCTCTAAAAATTCCCAAGTTTATTATTGCATCTGCTAAAATTTGTGCCTTTTTTTCGACAAAAATGGTTACCAGTTATGCCGCTAAACTTTTCACAACTCCTGTAAAACATAAAGTTCCAAAACGCGAATTGGATATGGAGCAAAAAAGTATTCAAAAAACCATTTATGTTCCCGTAATAAACAAAAGCGTCGTTACGTATGAATACGGGAAAAGTGATCGCAAAATTTTACTGGTACACGGTTGGGCCGGAAGAGGAACCCAATTATTCAAAATAGCCGATGAGCTTTTAAAAAATGGCTTTT
This window encodes:
- a CDS encoding glycogen synthase, translating into MEIFHISAECYPMAKVGGLADVVGALPKYQTKAGHDVRVVVPCYDTKFRKENDFECVHWGDVKLGNFNFPFSVLKETTDKLGYELYLIEIKELFDRPNVYGYEDDIERFVSFQIAALDWITARNKVPDVLNCHDHHTGLIPFLVKYAYKYESLSNVRSVITIHNGLYQGWFGFDKLFYLPEFDLKHVGFLEWDHSINSLAVGIKCAHAVTTVSPSYLDEINNAANGLEALFKSVRHKSKGILNGIDFEVWDPAKDQMIDSNYSIDTFEIGKQQNKEKLCEEFELDPTKPLFSFIGRLFEEKGGDLLPQASALALSENFENINILILGSGNSLIEEQLVQLRNDYKGNYNVFIGYNEVLAHLIYAGADFILMPSRVEPCGLNQMYALRYGTVPIVRRTGGLRDTVIDFGDDGNGVCHDQASVGDICYSINRAVKLYGDKINFKNIRAKGMGTDHSWERACQEYIEIYNLIIEKNEI